The following proteins are co-located in the Shouchella hunanensis genome:
- a CDS encoding ATP-binding cassette domain-containing protein has product MQYVRVKQLSVNERVIYRKKMILEDITFSIRHGEAVGIVLENQHEREWLMDLLLGIKKPSRGEITIGQHTITNVNEEEAARIRREEVGFVSSRTLLHTEATVEANLQVNKWLNKKAYANKEHLKQLLAYFHAEHLCHKYVKDLDTVEQELVRIIRALWMSPSLVLMEEPEDATMLKKLIQYTWSRQITFLFTTSQLEKAEQANGMLSIKGGVIEDHSRLDLRRVRE; this is encoded by the coding sequence TTGCAGTATGTCCGTGTTAAACAATTATCAGTAAATGAAAGGGTTATTTACAGAAAAAAGATGATTTTAGAGGATATTACCTTTTCCATTCGCCATGGTGAAGCGGTTGGAATCGTTTTAGAAAATCAGCATGAGAGAGAATGGCTGATGGATTTATTGTTAGGAATCAAAAAACCAAGTCGTGGTGAAATTACGATTGGTCAACATACGATAACAAATGTGAATGAAGAAGAAGCAGCTCGTATACGCAGAGAGGAAGTTGGCTTTGTATCAAGTCGAACATTGTTACATACTGAAGCGACGGTTGAAGCAAATTTACAGGTGAATAAGTGGCTAAACAAAAAGGCTTATGCAAATAAAGAGCACTTAAAACAATTGCTCGCCTATTTTCATGCAGAACATCTTTGCCATAAATACGTGAAGGATCTTGACACTGTTGAACAGGAACTGGTACGAATAATCCGTGCTCTCTGGATGAGCCCTTCTCTAGTCTTAATGGAAGAGCCAGAAGATGCTACGATGTTAAAAAAACTCATTCAATATACGTGGTCAAGACAAATCACCTTTCTATTCACAACATCTCAGCTAGAAAAAGCAGAGCAGGCTAACGGAATGTTGTCTATAAAGGGCGGAGTAATAGAGGATCATTCGCGCTTAGATTTAAGAAGGGTGCGGGAGTAG
- a CDS encoding sensor histidine kinase — MKSISIKKKVWMGIGLTVLAVMVLSSLLIFFLYERLYVDQQISQFERKGQALAAFYKEEGLTEDFYEFLDWSEETSDAHYVVTEDPMELAGGAPFEDDFGEELISFAERQVLLQGESVYVRREHPRFQQELIGVAIPFIGEDGRLEGAVFISQPLTDLYELFSNVAWWLVLIVTLAGGVILFMGSRLTKQLVGPLLKMKQVAEKMESGDFSARIQLVRSEDEFVLLANSINQLAYSLDQVESNRRVFLANVAHELRTPLSYMIGYIEGMEEGVIDKKKGLTVLTQEANRLNRLVNDLLDLAQLEGDGDTLDKQPLVFAELIREAVDTVRIRADEKLIPIQLDLDEASIVVADRDRMKQVFINLLTNSIAYSNSGHPITITLSVEDGKAKVIVKDTGFGIPEKDVANVTDRFFRVKRGRSRTDGGTGLGLSIVQEIIAKHNGSFELHSIENEGTEIVLTLEEYDG, encoded by the coding sequence ATGAAATCAATTTCAATCAAGAAGAAGGTCTGGATGGGGATAGGATTAACGGTTCTTGCTGTTATGGTTCTATCGAGCCTATTGATCTTTTTTTTATATGAACGGCTATATGTCGATCAGCAAATAAGCCAATTTGAGCGTAAAGGACAAGCACTTGCAGCCTTTTATAAGGAAGAAGGATTGACTGAGGATTTTTATGAATTTCTCGATTGGTCAGAGGAAACATCAGATGCCCATTATGTGGTAACAGAAGATCCGATGGAGCTTGCGGGAGGAGCGCCTTTCGAAGATGATTTCGGTGAAGAATTGATTTCATTCGCTGAGAGACAAGTATTATTGCAAGGTGAATCAGTCTATGTGAGACGGGAGCATCCACGGTTCCAACAAGAATTAATTGGAGTAGCGATTCCATTTATAGGGGAAGATGGCCGTCTTGAGGGAGCGGTGTTTATTTCACAACCGCTCACCGACTTATACGAGTTATTTTCAAACGTCGCATGGTGGCTTGTACTCATTGTTACATTAGCAGGTGGAGTTATTTTATTTATGGGTAGTCGCCTGACAAAACAGCTTGTAGGGCCACTTTTAAAAATGAAGCAAGTTGCGGAGAAAATGGAGTCAGGTGATTTTTCTGCACGTATTCAGCTCGTTCGGTCTGAAGACGAGTTTGTACTGTTAGCCAATTCAATTAACCAATTGGCCTATTCTTTGGACCAAGTAGAATCAAATCGTCGTGTGTTTTTAGCAAATGTTGCTCATGAACTCCGGACACCCCTTAGCTATATGATTGGCTATATAGAAGGAATGGAAGAAGGGGTCATTGATAAGAAAAAAGGATTGACGGTACTCACCCAAGAAGCTAATCGACTGAATCGATTAGTCAATGACTTACTTGATCTTGCTCAACTTGAGGGAGACGGGGATACACTGGATAAGCAGCCGCTTGTGTTTGCTGAACTAATTCGAGAAGCTGTTGACACCGTTCGTATTCGGGCAGATGAGAAGCTCATACCGATTCAGCTTGATTTAGACGAAGCAAGTATTGTGGTAGCAGATCGTGACCGAATGAAGCAAGTATTTATAAATTTATTAACAAATTCAATCGCCTATAGCAATAGCGGTCATCCCATTACAATCACCTTGTCCGTAGAGGATGGAAAGGCGAAGGTGATTGTAAAAGACACAGGATTTGGCATTCCTGAAAAGGATGTCGCTAACGTAACAGATCGGTTTTTTAGAGTGAAAAGAGGAAGAAGTCGTACGGATGGGGGAACTGGGTTAGGGCTATCCATCGTTCAGGAAATTATCGCGAAGCACAACGGCTCATTTGAACTGCATTCAATTGAAAACGAAGGAACGGAAATTGTCCTTACTTTAGAAGAATACGATGGATAA
- a CDS encoding 4a-hydroxytetrahydrobiopterin dehydratase, translating into MGQLIKEAEKLEHWTVEGETLIRSFSFDDFLAGIDFVQNVSAYSEGAQHHPYIIIDHTTITIKWTTVDKGKLTQKDLDAARACDQFYSH; encoded by the coding sequence TTGGGTCAGTTAATAAAAGAAGCCGAAAAATTAGAACACTGGACAGTTGAAGGAGAAACTTTAATCAGAAGTTTTTCTTTTGATGACTTTTTAGCCGGGATAGATTTCGTCCAAAATGTTTCTGCCTATTCTGAAGGAGCTCAACACCACCCCTATATCATTATTGACCATACGACCATCACCATTAAATGGACAACAGTTGATAAAGGGAAGCTTACACAAAAAGATCTTGACGCTGCTAGAGCCTGCGATCAATTCTATTCGCATTGA
- a CDS encoding oxidoreductase, producing MKQTALITGATSGIGLETAKYLLASNYRIIIASRNKEKGEAIVTLLRPYGDVSFSFLDLGNLSSIQAFSESVQTSRLDLLINNAGVMIPPYELTIDGFERQFGTNHLGHFALTGYLLPLLTSTPQSRIVTITSIAAIKGTIQFAYSNGEHDYSPMTYYRQSKYANFLFARELDRRLKIHRKTTISVACHPGLAYSNLLSRGSGKKAHWFIRSVLPYLVQSAKQGAASTCYAATCAQLNGGEWIGPSGYREWYGKPKSQPTGDAIFDKHQAKSLWSLSEKQTGIYYLS from the coding sequence ATGAAGCAAACAGCGCTTATTACCGGGGCAACAAGTGGAATTGGTCTTGAAACGGCCAAGTACTTACTAGCAAGCAACTATCGAATAATTATTGCCAGTCGAAATAAAGAAAAAGGGGAAGCAATCGTCACCCTTCTCCGCCCCTATGGAGATGTCTCTTTTTCTTTCCTTGATTTAGGTAACCTTTCTTCCATTCAAGCCTTTTCAGAAAGCGTTCAAACTTCAAGATTGGACTTACTTATCAATAATGCAGGCGTCATGATTCCACCATATGAGCTCACGATAGATGGTTTTGAAAGACAGTTTGGTACAAATCACCTTGGCCACTTCGCATTGACCGGGTACCTTTTGCCACTTTTAACTTCTACTCCTCAGTCCCGTATTGTGACGATCACAAGTATCGCTGCCATTAAAGGAACGATTCAGTTTGCTTATTCCAATGGCGAGCACGATTACAGTCCGATGACGTATTATCGGCAGAGTAAGTATGCCAACTTTTTATTTGCTCGAGAGCTGGATCGACGTTTAAAGATACATCGAAAAACCACCATTAGTGTTGCTTGTCACCCCGGTCTAGCTTATTCAAACTTGCTCTCCAGAGGCTCAGGCAAGAAAGCCCATTGGTTCATTCGCAGCGTTCTACCTTATCTTGTTCAATCAGCTAAACAAGGTGCAGCATCAACATGTTATGCTGCCACATGTGCCCAGCTTAACGGTGGTGAATGGATTGGACCTAGTGGCTATAGAGAATGGTACGGAAAACCTAAATCTCAACCAACTGGGGATGCTATATTTGATAAACATCAAGCGAAATCGTTATGGTCACTTTCAGAAAAACAAACCGGTATTTATTATCTGTCTTAA
- a CDS encoding CHY zinc finger protein, producing MKVVKGRVIDTETRCVHYSTVVDVVAIQFACCHDFYPCYKCHDEAVEHVRTQWSKTAFEQQAIMCGVCKELLTIHQYLNADQCPHCYVAFNPNCSLHNHLYFDC from the coding sequence TTGAAGGTAGTAAAGGGAAGAGTAATTGATACAGAGACACGCTGTGTTCACTATTCGACAGTGGTTGATGTAGTAGCTATTCAGTTTGCGTGTTGCCACGACTTTTATCCATGTTACAAATGCCATGATGAAGCGGTTGAGCATGTACGAACCCAATGGTCAAAAACAGCTTTTGAGCAACAGGCCATTATGTGTGGAGTTTGTAAAGAGCTGTTAACGATTCATCAGTACTTGAACGCTGATCAATGTCCACATTGTTATGTCGCTTTTAACCCAAACTGTTCATTGCATAATCATCTATATTTTGATTGTTAA
- the ribD gene encoding bifunctional diaminohydroxyphosphoribosylaminopyrimidine deaminase/5-amino-6-(5-phosphoribosylamino)uracil reductase RibD, whose translation MSDLKYMKLALENAKAMLGQTGANPVVGCVLVKESRVIGIGSHLKEGEPHAEIHALRMAGELANGSTAYVTLEPCSHTGKTGPCADALVKAGVKKVIVASLDPNPKVAGNGIKRLREAGVSVESGLLEEEATHLNEVFNFAIVQKRPFVTLKAAVSLDGKIATKTTHSKWITSPPAREDVHRLRSEHQGIIVGIETVLKDNPSLTARIPNGRNPVRIIVDSQMRIPLDCNVVNDEEAPIYLFTSAAPAHRAKEAALKEKGVHIFYTTNQEKVDVDEMLATLFSKGITSTLLEAGGTLNAAFLEQQHVQKCILYIAPKLIGGRDARSFFEGIGIETMDQAIPLKWAESSVIGPDLKIVAYPQYENKKT comes from the coding sequence ATGTCTGATCTAAAGTATATGAAGCTAGCGCTTGAAAACGCAAAAGCCATGCTAGGTCAAACAGGGGCAAACCCTGTTGTCGGCTGCGTACTTGTAAAAGAAAGTCGAGTGATTGGTATAGGTTCTCATTTAAAAGAGGGAGAGCCACATGCTGAAATTCATGCATTACGAATGGCAGGAGAGCTGGCGAATGGTTCAACGGCTTATGTCACGCTTGAACCATGCTCACACACAGGCAAAACAGGTCCTTGCGCAGATGCCTTAGTGAAAGCCGGTGTAAAAAAAGTCATAGTCGCTTCACTTGATCCCAATCCTAAAGTCGCTGGTAATGGTATAAAACGTCTTAGAGAGGCTGGCGTTTCAGTCGAATCAGGATTATTAGAAGAGGAAGCCACACACTTAAATGAAGTATTTAACTTTGCTATCGTTCAAAAAAGACCGTTCGTGACGTTAAAAGCTGCTGTCTCCCTTGACGGGAAAATTGCTACGAAAACGACTCACAGCAAATGGATTACATCCCCTCCTGCACGGGAAGATGTACATCGACTTCGAAGTGAACATCAAGGTATTATTGTCGGCATTGAGACCGTCTTAAAAGACAACCCCTCATTAACGGCTCGTATTCCTAATGGAAGAAACCCGGTTCGCATTATCGTTGATTCGCAAATGCGTATACCGTTAGACTGTAACGTAGTCAATGATGAGGAAGCCCCTATCTATCTCTTTACCTCTGCTGCACCAGCTCATAGAGCCAAAGAAGCCGCATTAAAAGAGAAAGGTGTACACATCTTTTACACAACGAATCAGGAGAAGGTCGATGTAGATGAGATGCTTGCTACGTTATTCTCAAAAGGCATCACCTCAACGCTTCTAGAAGCGGGTGGCACATTAAATGCTGCTTTTCTAGAGCAGCAACACGTACAGAAATGTATTCTTTATATCGCCCCAAAACTTATTGGTGGACGAGATGCACGAAGCTTTTTTGAAGGAATCGGTATCGAAACAATGGATCAGGCGATTCCGCTGAAGTGGGCAGAAAGCTCCGTTATAGGACCTGACCTAAAGATTGTCGCTTATCCTCAATATGAAAATAAAAAAACCTAA
- a CDS encoding GNAT family N-acetyltransferase — translation MIKGNRIELRPASKTDFIRQVTWRNDENTARLAAGSYAALYGHVTMEEVEALYDKRVIKERKTENIFAIYVAETNTHIGNCDYRDVNPIARSAEIGISIGVESERGKGYGTEALNLLVEFLFQDLNLQRVQLDTWSGNDAALRTYEKCGFKIEGRLRRAECVKGIYYDQLIMGCLREDREG, via the coding sequence TTGATCAAAGGAAACCGAATCGAATTACGACCAGCATCGAAGACAGATTTTATTAGACAAGTTACGTGGAGAAATGATGAAAACACCGCTCGTTTAGCTGCGGGTTCTTATGCTGCGCTCTATGGTCATGTGACAATGGAAGAAGTAGAAGCGCTCTATGATAAACGAGTCATAAAAGAGAGGAAAACGGAAAACATTTTTGCTATTTATGTAGCTGAGACCAATACGCATATTGGAAACTGTGATTATCGAGATGTAAATCCGATTGCAAGAAGTGCTGAAATTGGTATTTCCATTGGTGTTGAGAGTGAACGGGGAAAAGGATATGGGACGGAAGCGTTGAATTTGCTTGTGGAATTTTTGTTTCAAGATTTGAACTTGCAGCGTGTACAGCTAGATACATGGAGTGGAAACGATGCTGCTCTAAGAACGTACGAAAAGTGTGGATTTAAAATAGAAGGAAGGTTAAGAAGAGCCGAGTGTGTAAAAGGTATTTACTATGACCAGCTTATTATGGGCTGTTTGCGAGAAGATCGAGAGGGATAA
- a CDS encoding DsbA family oxidoreductase: MKVEIWSDVACPFCYIGKRKFEQALDEFDQPVDVTFKSFQLDPSAPQHSTESMVTVLAKKYNVPVEKAKEMNSQVTAQAKEVGLNYHLESVRVVNTMDAHRLSHLAKEKGKMGEVMEALLDAHFVQGRYVGDRETLIAIAETAGIGKEEVNAVLDSDQYKDVVMQDQAEGSQIGVQGVPFFVFNRKYAVSGAQPKEAFLQVLEKVKEEDASQIQVVNQGDTCSDGSC; the protein is encoded by the coding sequence ATGAAAGTAGAGATTTGGTCGGATGTTGCATGTCCGTTTTGTTATATCGGAAAGAGAAAGTTTGAGCAGGCTTTAGATGAATTTGATCAACCTGTTGACGTGACGTTTAAAAGTTTTCAGCTTGACCCTAGTGCACCACAGCACTCGACAGAGTCCATGGTGACGGTTCTTGCGAAAAAGTACAATGTCCCTGTTGAAAAGGCAAAAGAAATGAATAGTCAAGTCACTGCTCAGGCCAAAGAAGTAGGTTTAAACTATCATCTAGAGAGTGTCCGAGTTGTGAATACAATGGATGCTCATCGCTTAAGCCATTTAGCGAAAGAAAAAGGGAAAATGGGAGAAGTAATGGAGGCGCTATTGGACGCGCATTTTGTCCAAGGGCGTTATGTTGGCGATCGAGAAACGCTAATAGCGATTGCGGAAACAGCAGGTATAGGGAAAGAAGAGGTAAATGCCGTATTAGACAGCGATCAGTATAAGGACGTTGTGATGCAAGATCAGGCAGAAGGAAGCCAAATTGGGGTTCAAGGCGTTCCGTTCTTTGTTTTTAACCGAAAATATGCTGTTTCAGGAGCTCAGCCTAAAGAGGCGTTCCTTCAAGTGTTAGAAAAGGTAAAAGAAGAAGATGCCTCTCAGATTCAAGTAGTGAATCAAGGCGATACATGTTCAGATGGAAGCTGTTAA
- a CDS encoding NUDIX hydrolase, translating into MNNEMISYFTHAKKPLGSTSREQIHQNGLWHETFHLWMINNNNREPQIYLQLRSQTKKDFPNLFDITAAGHLHSKETTLDGLREVEEELGIALSSDDIYFIGQFLDRIHTKPFLDNEIASSYVHFTSQLIESFSLQKEEVAGMVAIPFHQFKEVCFGLSNSMVASGYKEEGNQRIALEYEITLDDLVPHSLSYLKQTVIALEDALQRHV; encoded by the coding sequence ATGAATAATGAAATGATTTCGTATTTTACTCATGCTAAAAAGCCGCTCGGGTCGACCAGTCGAGAACAAATTCACCAGAACGGGCTATGGCATGAAACGTTCCACCTTTGGATGATAAATAACAACAATCGAGAACCCCAAATCTACTTACAACTCAGAAGTCAGACAAAAAAAGATTTTCCGAATTTATTTGATATTACAGCTGCTGGTCACTTACATTCTAAGGAAACAACACTAGATGGCTTAAGAGAAGTCGAGGAAGAACTCGGTATAGCGTTATCATCAGACGACATATACTTTATTGGTCAGTTTCTAGATAGAATTCATACAAAGCCATTTCTAGATAACGAAATCGCTTCTTCTTACGTTCATTTTACATCCCAATTGATAGAGTCGTTTTCGCTACAGAAAGAAGAAGTAGCTGGAATGGTGGCTATACCTTTTCACCAATTCAAAGAGGTGTGCTTTGGTTTGTCCAACTCAATGGTCGCCTCCGGCTATAAAGAAGAGGGAAATCAGCGCATCGCTCTAGAGTACGAAATCACGCTAGATGATCTTGTTCCCCATTCCCTCTCTTACTTAAAGCAAACGGTCATTGCATTGGAAGACGCGCTACAGCGTCATGTTTAA
- a CDS encoding DUF421 domain-containing protein, with amino-acid sequence MLHSIAFFNQVAPNKRAITKPIWNNCMFLDSFAHTLNEVIGLDQLLSTLIRTVIMFIAVLIFFRLTGKKELGEVSVLDVIITLMIAELAVVLIDDPELPLYRGLAPIALLILLQRIFTYLQVKNQKFRDLVDGEPVIIIKDGQFLQENLSDQNYNIDDIMLQLRDKNIADVQEVDWAMLEASGTLSIFKKGDNTPFTLPLIMDGVLQKDHLKILNLTEEWVHQQLNKKGIVAVEHVFYCSYFNNTFAVQKKTIAP; translated from the coding sequence TTGTTACATTCAATCGCGTTTTTTAATCAAGTTGCCCCTAACAAAAGGGCTATTACCAAGCCGATTTGGAATAATTGCATGTTTCTTGATTCTTTCGCTCATACTTTAAACGAGGTGATCGGCTTGGACCAACTACTGTCCACACTTATACGTACGGTAATTATGTTTATCGCCGTTTTAATTTTCTTTCGCTTAACAGGAAAAAAAGAGCTTGGTGAAGTAAGTGTTCTTGATGTCATCATTACATTAATGATTGCTGAATTAGCTGTTGTTTTAATTGATGATCCTGAACTGCCTCTATATAGAGGGTTGGCACCTATTGCTCTTCTCATTCTCCTGCAGCGTATCTTCACTTATTTACAAGTAAAAAATCAAAAATTTCGAGATCTCGTCGATGGAGAACCAGTCATTATTATTAAAGATGGACAATTTTTACAGGAAAACTTATCGGATCAGAATTACAATATTGATGATATTATGTTGCAGCTACGGGATAAAAACATTGCTGATGTACAAGAAGTTGACTGGGCGATGCTTGAAGCCTCTGGTACATTATCTATTTTTAAAAAAGGGGATAACACACCTTTTACCTTGCCTTTGATTATGGATGGTGTGCTGCAAAAAGATCACTTAAAAATCCTAAACCTTACGGAAGAATGGGTTCATCAACAGCTAAATAAGAAGGGCATCGTTGCCGTTGAGCACGTTTTTTACTGTAGTTACTTCAATAACACATTTGCCGTTCAGAAAAAAACGATAGCACCGTAG
- the brnQ gene encoding branched-chain amino acid transport system II carrier protein, which translates to MNQLSGISNKQTLYIGLMLFSLFFGAGNLIFPPELGQSAGSNAWPAIIGFLISGVGLPILGVMAITYVGSDDAEGLGRRVHPYFAIGFTALTFLTIGPFFAVPRTGTVSYEIGILPFIERSESLNASSPLWLFLFSVAYFAIVFYLSLSPGKFVDRIGKIITPFLLLVIAILLVTVLFNPLGTYLEPVDSSFNDYPFFRGITEGYLTMDTIAAVVFGIIVVKAIKDFGVTDQRIVKRTAWKAGIIAAICLGTVYAGLGYLGAISASAISADSGAGILASVSFEYFGLGGNILLGLIILAACIPTATGLISSCSIYFNKLFPSLSYKAFVIIFTLFSLGISNFGLSTIIEFSIPVLVFIYPIAIVLILLAFLEPLFKRRRIVYQMTVLFTAIVSINEGLMAANESWNFLRAVPLPFDDIGFAWALPALIGFVIGLLLSPVFKGSEPRD; encoded by the coding sequence ATGAACCAATTAAGTGGTATATCAAACAAGCAAACACTTTATATTGGGTTGATGCTCTTTTCACTTTTCTTTGGTGCAGGTAATCTAATCTTCCCACCAGAGCTGGGTCAGAGTGCTGGATCAAATGCATGGCCAGCGATTATAGGATTTTTAATATCAGGGGTAGGTTTACCTATACTTGGTGTTATGGCAATTACGTACGTAGGAAGTGATGACGCTGAAGGCCTTGGACGTAGAGTTCATCCTTATTTTGCGATAGGATTTACAGCTCTAACCTTTCTAACGATTGGCCCGTTTTTTGCGGTTCCTCGTACGGGAACGGTATCCTATGAAATTGGTATTCTTCCATTTATTGAAAGAAGTGAGAGCCTTAATGCATCTAGTCCGCTATGGTTGTTTCTTTTCTCAGTTGCATACTTTGCTATCGTATTTTATTTATCACTAAGTCCAGGAAAATTTGTTGACCGTATTGGAAAAATTATTACGCCGTTTTTATTACTTGTTATTGCTATTTTACTTGTAACGGTCTTATTTAACCCTTTAGGAACGTATCTTGAACCTGTTGATTCTTCTTTCAATGATTATCCATTTTTCCGCGGAATTACGGAAGGTTATCTAACAATGGATACAATTGCAGCAGTTGTGTTCGGTATTATTGTAGTAAAAGCAATAAAAGATTTTGGCGTGACGGATCAGCGGATTGTGAAGCGAACAGCATGGAAAGCGGGAATTATTGCTGCCATCTGTCTAGGTACCGTTTATGCAGGCCTTGGTTATCTTGGTGCCATTAGTGCTTCGGCTATTTCAGCTGACTCAGGAGCAGGAATTCTTGCAAGTGTCTCATTTGAATACTTCGGTTTAGGTGGCAATATTTTATTAGGCCTAATTATTTTAGCAGCGTGTATCCCAACTGCAACGGGCTTAATTTCATCTTGTTCTATCTATTTCAACAAGCTCTTTCCTAGCCTTTCATACAAAGCGTTTGTAATTATTTTTACCCTATTTAGCTTAGGTATATCAAACTTTGGGTTAAGCACAATTATTGAATTTTCTATCCCGGTATTAGTCTTTATTTATCCGATAGCTATTGTGCTTATTCTACTAGCGTTCCTTGAGCCATTATTTAAAAGAAGACGTATTGTTTACCAAATGACCGTCCTGTTTACGGCCATTGTCTCTATTAATGAAGGCTTAATGGCTGCAAATGAATCATGGAATTTCTTACGCGCAGTTCCACTACCTTTTGACGATATTGGCTTTGCATGGGCGTTGCCGGCTTTAATTGGCTTTGTCATTGGTCTTCTCTTAAGTCCGGTATTTAAAGGAAGCGAGCCTAGAGATTGA
- a CDS encoding diacylglycerol/lipid kinase family protein, translating to MYTKALLIYNQAAGQGELEDLLKDIVPKLAPSIKEFTLYQTEKAGDTEALCVENGSKVDLILIMGGDGTVHECVNGLMQQAGRPIVGILPTGTCNDLSRSLNCSKIDDAVDAILAGNTTDIDIVSQNDRYFSNFSGIGLITEASKEIEESTKESFGKLGYIISAIRSLKEPTPFSYELTTNTGVKKSGEAVMILAMNGQYIGTVGLFNDVISLNDGILHMFIVKEAGATLLKNMYNQARTDEGWLDHPEQLEMLDVEQCSLITSPVLDIDSDGEKIDTTPVTYRVHEKALTFIHHQQ from the coding sequence ATGTATACGAAAGCACTGCTCATTTACAATCAAGCAGCTGGACAAGGTGAACTAGAAGATTTACTTAAAGACATTGTTCCTAAATTAGCCCCTTCCATAAAAGAATTCACTTTATACCAAACCGAAAAAGCAGGAGACACGGAAGCTCTATGCGTGGAGAATGGAAGCAAAGTGGACTTAATCCTCATTATGGGTGGAGACGGTACGGTTCACGAATGCGTAAACGGACTTATGCAGCAAGCTGGTCGCCCAATCGTTGGTATTTTACCAACAGGAACATGTAACGATTTGTCCCGTTCATTGAACTGTTCAAAAATAGACGATGCAGTGGATGCTATACTTGCTGGCAACACTACCGATATTGATATCGTTAGCCAAAACGATCGTTATTTCAGCAATTTCTCTGGAATTGGCCTTATTACAGAAGCATCAAAAGAAATTGAGGAATCAACTAAAGAATCGTTTGGTAAATTAGGCTATATCATTAGTGCCATCCGCTCCCTGAAAGAACCCACCCCTTTTTCATATGAATTAACAACCAATACAGGTGTAAAGAAAAGTGGAGAAGCGGTTATGATCTTGGCTATGAACGGTCAATACATCGGAACGGTTGGCTTGTTTAATGACGTTATCTCTTTAAACGATGGCATCCTTCACATGTTTATCGTGAAAGAAGCAGGCGCAACGTTGCTAAAGAATATGTATAATCAAGCACGCACAGACGAAGGATGGCTCGATCATCCAGAGCAATTGGAAATGCTTGATGTCGAACAGTGTTCTCTTATTACATCACCTGTTCTTGATATTGATAGCGATGGAGAAAAAATAGATACCACACCAGTAACGTATCGTGTTCATGAAAAAGCATTGACCTTCATCCATCACCAACAATAA
- a CDS encoding nucleoside hydrolase, whose protein sequence is MKHYVLLFCDPGIDDAMAIMLAIMHPQIELVGIVTSYGNVTKDQSTVNAEYLLKVAGMSHIPVIPAAFRSFSEFEEVSYPDIHGEAGLGSIMPEHHFPGNRLGFDTIRSILTTYNRQLTIIELGRMTALASALNLYENEFNQVKNVFIMGGAFFVPGNRTPVAEANIYGDSVSARFIFQFLQTTITPLNVTSQAIVTPPLVQRLTSHSTFGSTIQAILSVYINYYQEKQPQLSGPPIHDIVPLLIMANPSLATYVHRDIEVVTTGEATGMTFMDLRPDSPIGQQKIAWTINQKQLLNDYEKAMFSFYAGE, encoded by the coding sequence ATGAAGCATTATGTCTTGTTATTCTGTGATCCAGGAATAGATGATGCAATGGCCATTATGCTAGCCATCATGCACCCACAGATTGAATTAGTTGGCATTGTGACTAGCTATGGAAATGTTACAAAAGACCAGTCCACAGTAAACGCAGAATATCTTTTAAAAGTAGCAGGGATGTCTCATATACCAGTGATCCCTGCTGCTTTTCGTTCTTTTTCAGAGTTTGAAGAAGTGTCTTACCCTGACATTCATGGAGAAGCAGGGCTTGGCTCTATCATGCCTGAACATCATTTCCCAGGAAATCGATTGGGTTTCGACACCATACGTTCCATTCTTACGACCTATAACCGGCAGCTAACCATTATAGAGTTAGGGAGAATGACGGCGTTGGCGAGTGCGTTGAATTTATATGAGAACGAGTTCAATCAGGTGAAAAATGTCTTTATTATGGGCGGGGCTTTTTTCGTTCCTGGTAATCGTACGCCTGTAGCTGAAGCTAATATTTATGGCGATTCTGTCAGTGCACGTTTTATTTTTCAATTCCTTCAAACAACCATCACACCTTTAAACGTTACATCACAGGCGATAGTAACTCCTCCTCTCGTTCAACGCTTAACAAGTCACTCTACTTTTGGGAGCACCATTCAAGCGATTCTCTCTGTATATATAAACTACTATCAAGAAAAACAACCTCAACTATCTGGGCCACCTATTCATGACATTGTTCCCCTCCTTATTATGGCAAATCCATCTTTAGCAACATACGTACATCGTGATATTGAAGTGGTTACCACAGGGGAAGCAACGGGAATGACGTTTATGGATTTAAGACCAGATAGTCCAATTGGACAACAAAAGATTGCGTGGACGATTAATCAAAAACAACTGCTAAACGATTACGAAAAAGCGATGTTCAGTTTCTATGCAGGCGAATAA